In one Cellulomonas sp. JZ18 genomic region, the following are encoded:
- a CDS encoding ABC transporter permease: MARHLLTRLASLLVSLALAAVVVFVVLRLLPGDAAGASLGVGTTSDQLEGLRAELGTDQPVPVQLGQWVAGLVQGDLGTSFVSRLPVADLVAARLPVTLPLSLAAFVLAVLVSVPLGVAAAVWRRGPLGVVVSALSQLGVAVPVFWVGVLLVLVLALQLGWLPPGGFPRQGWGDPAGAVRSLVLPVVTVAIAMSAVMVRYVRSATLDVLDQDYVRTARSLGYGRWAALRRHGLRNGAAPVVAILGIELATSLLGAVVIENVFALPGLGTLLLDSVEARDLPVVQALVLGLTAVVLVVNVGVDLAQRALDPRLRLTGGAR, translated from the coding sequence GTGGCCCGCCACCTGCTCACCCGCCTCGCGTCGCTGCTCGTCTCGCTCGCCCTCGCGGCCGTCGTCGTGTTCGTCGTCCTGCGGCTGCTGCCGGGGGACGCCGCGGGCGCGTCGCTCGGTGTCGGGACGACGAGCGACCAGCTCGAGGGGCTGCGCGCCGAGCTGGGCACCGACCAGCCGGTGCCGGTGCAGCTCGGGCAGTGGGTGGCGGGCCTCGTCCAGGGCGACCTGGGCACGTCGTTCGTGTCGCGGCTGCCGGTGGCCGACCTGGTCGCGGCACGGCTGCCGGTCACGCTGCCGCTGAGCCTCGCCGCGTTCGTGCTCGCGGTGCTCGTCTCGGTGCCGCTCGGCGTGGCGGCGGCCGTGTGGCGGCGCGGGCCGCTGGGCGTGGTCGTGTCGGCGCTGTCGCAGCTGGGCGTGGCCGTGCCGGTGTTCTGGGTCGGCGTGCTGCTCGTCCTGGTCCTCGCGCTGCAGCTCGGCTGGCTGCCACCCGGCGGGTTCCCGCGGCAGGGCTGGGGCGACCCGGCGGGCGCGGTGCGCTCGCTCGTGCTGCCCGTGGTGACCGTGGCGATCGCCATGTCCGCCGTCATGGTCCGCTACGTGCGGTCGGCGACGCTCGACGTGCTCGACCAGGACTACGTGCGCACCGCGCGCTCCCTCGGCTACGGCCGGTGGGCGGCGCTGCGCCGGCACGGGCTGCGCAACGGCGCCGCGCCGGTCGTCGCGATCCTCGGGATCGAGCTCGCGACGTCCCTGCTCGGCGCCGTCGTCATCGAGAACGTGTTCGCGCTGCCGGGCCTCGGCACGCTGCTGCTGGACTCGGTCGAGGCGCGTGACCTGCCGGTCGTGCAGGCGCTCGTCCTCGGGCTGACGGCGGTCGTGCTGGTCGTCAACGTCGGGGTCGACCTCGCGCAGCGCGCGCTCGACCCGCGTCTGCGCCTGACGGGAGGGGCACGATGA
- a CDS encoding ABC transporter ATP-binding protein: MSLLEVDGLTVRTSDGHTLLDGVTWDVAAGARLGIIGESGSGKSMTALAVLGLLPAGMRATGHVRLDGTDLLALPPRRMDAVRGAQVAMVFQEPLTALDPLMTVGRQITGPVRLHQRLSRTAAREEAARLLRLVQIDDTERVLGSYPWQLSGGQRQRVSLAMALACRPRVLLADEPTTALDVTVQAEVLELLDDVVERTGLALVLVTHDLPVVARVAQDLVVMRDGAVVERTTVPRALAGDGAAYTRELVDAARAVTALPTPEAR; encoded by the coding sequence GTGAGCCTGCTCGAGGTCGACGGCCTGACCGTCCGCACGTCCGACGGGCACACGCTGCTCGACGGCGTCACGTGGGACGTCGCCGCGGGCGCCCGGCTGGGGATCATCGGCGAGTCCGGCTCCGGCAAGTCGATGACGGCTTTGGCCGTGCTGGGCCTGCTGCCCGCCGGCATGCGCGCCACCGGGCACGTGCGCCTGGACGGCACCGACCTGCTGGCGCTGCCGCCGCGCCGCATGGACGCCGTGCGCGGCGCGCAGGTCGCGATGGTCTTCCAGGAGCCGCTGACCGCGCTCGACCCGCTCATGACCGTGGGCCGGCAGATCACCGGACCGGTGCGCCTGCACCAGCGGCTCTCGCGCACGGCCGCCCGCGAGGAGGCCGCGCGCCTGCTGCGGCTCGTGCAGATCGACGACACCGAGCGCGTGCTCGGGTCGTACCCGTGGCAGCTGTCCGGCGGGCAGCGGCAGCGGGTGTCGCTCGCGATGGCGCTCGCGTGCCGCCCCCGCGTGCTGCTCGCCGACGAGCCGACGACGGCGCTCGACGTGACCGTCCAGGCCGAGGTGCTCGAGCTGCTGGACGACGTCGTCGAGCGCACCGGGCTCGCCCTCGTGCTCGTCACGCACGACCTGCCCGTCGTCGCACGCGTGGCGCAGGACCTGGTCGTCATGCGCGACGGCGCGGTCGTGGAGCGCACGACGGTCCCCCGGGCCCTCGCCGGGGACGGAGCGGCGTACACCCGCGAGCTCGTCGACGCCGCCCGCGCCGTCACCGCGCTGCCCACCCCGGAGGCCCGATGA
- a CDS encoding ABC transporter ATP-binding protein yields MSTPLLELTGVTRTFGRTTQALRGVDLRVEAGRGVGIVGESGAGKSTLLRLLLALDSPTSGTVTYRGEPLDRRDRAAVRRFRRDVQVVFQDPRSSLDPRQRVGSIVAEPLRSLRVEGDHRARVREVLASVGLDADVVDRYPAQFSGGQRQRIAIARALAPRPSVLVADEPVSALDVSVRRQVVDLLARLRDEHGLTLVLVSHDIAIVGQLCERTVVLHDGVVVEEGATREVLTTPREPYTRRLLAAVPRLPDATPAC; encoded by the coding sequence ATGAGCACGCCCCTGCTGGAGCTGACCGGCGTCACGCGCACGTTCGGCCGCACGACGCAGGCGCTGCGCGGCGTCGACCTGCGCGTCGAGGCCGGCCGGGGCGTCGGCATCGTCGGCGAGTCCGGCGCGGGCAAGTCGACGCTGCTGCGTCTGCTGCTCGCGCTCGACAGCCCGACGTCCGGCACGGTGACGTACCGCGGCGAGCCGCTCGACCGGCGCGACCGCGCCGCCGTGCGCCGGTTCCGCCGCGACGTGCAGGTCGTGTTCCAGGACCCGCGCTCGTCGCTCGACCCGCGCCAGCGCGTCGGCTCGATCGTCGCCGAGCCGCTGCGGTCCCTGCGCGTCGAGGGCGACCACCGCGCGCGGGTGCGGGAGGTGCTCGCGTCGGTCGGGCTCGACGCGGACGTCGTCGACCGGTACCCCGCGCAGTTCTCCGGCGGGCAGCGGCAGCGCATCGCGATCGCCCGAGCACTCGCACCGCGGCCGTCGGTGCTCGTGGCCGACGAGCCCGTGAGCGCGCTCGACGTCTCGGTCCGCCGGCAGGTCGTCGACCTGCTCGCCCGGCTGCGCGACGAGCACGGCCTCACGCTCGTCCTCGTCAGCCACGACATCGCGATCGTCGGGCAGCTGTGCGAGCGCACCGTCGTGCTGCACGACGGGGTCGTGGTCGAGGAGGGCGCGACGCGCGAGGTGCTGACGACGCCGCGCGAGCCGTACACGCGGCGCCTGCTCGCCGCGGTCCCGCGCCTGCCCGACGCGACGCCTGCCTGCTGA
- a CDS encoding acyl-CoA dehydrogenase, translating to MTTTTARPETRPAPAAATPDGAAVRVDVAALENLLLGQYAQLRREARAITADPDFQKVEGLPMAEHRERVLHQLRRLEAEHDVLRAFPARHGGADDHGGSLARFEELVAADPSLQIKAGVQWGLFASAILHLGTEHHHDTFLPDAMHLRVPGAFAMTETGHGSDVASIGTTAEYDPASQEFVIHTPFRGAWKDYLGNAAVHGTAAVVFAQLVTAAPGQPKVNHGVHAFYVPIRDPQTHEFLPGVGGEDDGVKGGLNGIDNGRLHFDHVRVPRTNLLNRYGDVAPDGTYSSPIASPGRRFFTMLGTLVQGRVSLDGAAVNASKIALAIAVTYANQRRQFAGGGTDEVTLLDYGQHQRRLLPLVAETYAAAFAHEELLAAFDDVFSGRGDTPENREDLETLAAALKPTSTWGALRTIQTAREACGGQGFLAENRLTGLHADMDVYVTFEGDNTVLYQLVAKRLLADYAKSLKALQADRGDMARFVAERVADVALHRTPLIRAVQALGDLGDARRSVGQLREEQTQRDLLTDRVEAKVAQVAQALAPARKMSPDKAAALFNAHQHELIEAARAHAERVQWEAFTAGLERVEDPGTKQVLTWLRDLFGLTLVERDLAWYLVNGRLSAGRARTVTSYIERLLARLRPHAQDLVDAFGYGQEHLRAPISSGVEHERQEEARAYYRAQRASGDAPIPEKHLKG from the coding sequence ATGACCACCACGACCGCCCGCCCCGAGACCCGTCCCGCACCCGCCGCCGCGACCCCTGACGGAGCCGCGGTTCGCGTGGACGTCGCCGCGCTGGAGAACCTGCTGCTCGGGCAGTACGCGCAGCTGCGCCGGGAGGCCCGCGCCATCACGGCGGACCCCGACTTCCAGAAGGTCGAGGGCCTGCCGATGGCGGAGCACCGCGAGCGCGTGCTGCACCAGCTGCGCCGCCTGGAGGCCGAGCACGACGTGCTGCGCGCGTTCCCGGCGCGGCACGGCGGCGCCGACGACCACGGCGGCTCGCTCGCGCGGTTCGAGGAGCTCGTGGCCGCGGACCCGTCGCTGCAGATCAAGGCGGGTGTGCAGTGGGGGCTGTTCGCGTCGGCGATCCTGCACCTGGGCACCGAGCACCACCACGACACGTTCCTGCCGGACGCGATGCACCTGCGCGTGCCGGGTGCGTTCGCGATGACGGAGACGGGCCACGGCTCGGACGTCGCGTCGATCGGGACGACGGCCGAGTACGACCCGGCGAGCCAGGAGTTCGTCATCCACACGCCGTTCCGCGGCGCGTGGAAGGACTACCTCGGCAACGCCGCGGTGCACGGGACGGCGGCGGTCGTGTTCGCGCAGCTGGTCACGGCGGCGCCGGGGCAGCCGAAGGTGAACCACGGCGTGCACGCGTTCTACGTGCCGATCCGCGACCCGCAGACGCACGAGTTCCTGCCCGGCGTCGGCGGCGAGGACGACGGCGTCAAGGGCGGCCTCAACGGCATCGACAACGGCCGCCTGCACTTCGACCACGTGCGCGTGCCGCGCACGAACCTGCTGAACCGGTACGGCGACGTCGCCCCGGACGGCACGTACTCCTCGCCGATCGCGAGCCCGGGCCGCCGCTTCTTCACGATGCTCGGCACGCTCGTGCAGGGGCGCGTCTCGCTCGACGGCGCCGCGGTGAACGCGAGCAAGATCGCCCTGGCGATCGCGGTCACGTACGCCAACCAGCGCCGGCAGTTCGCCGGCGGCGGGACCGACGAGGTGACGCTGCTCGACTACGGCCAGCACCAGCGCCGGCTCCTGCCGCTCGTCGCGGAGACGTACGCGGCGGCGTTCGCGCACGAGGAGCTGCTCGCCGCGTTCGACGACGTGTTCTCCGGCCGGGGCGACACCCCGGAGAACCGGGAGGACCTCGAGACGCTCGCCGCGGCGCTCAAGCCGACGTCGACGTGGGGTGCGCTGCGCACGATCCAGACCGCGCGCGAGGCGTGCGGAGGGCAGGGCTTCCTCGCCGAGAACCGGCTCACGGGCCTGCACGCCGACATGGACGTGTACGTGACGTTCGAGGGCGACAACACGGTCCTCTACCAGCTGGTCGCCAAGCGCCTGCTCGCCGACTACGCGAAGTCGCTCAAGGCGCTGCAGGCCGACCGCGGCGACATGGCGCGGTTCGTGGCGGAGCGCGTCGCGGACGTGGCCCTGCACCGCACGCCGCTGATCCGGGCCGTGCAGGCGCTCGGCGACCTGGGGGACGCGCGGCGGTCGGTCGGTCAGCTGCGCGAGGAGCAGACCCAGCGCGACCTGCTCACCGACCGCGTCGAGGCGAAGGTCGCGCAGGTCGCGCAGGCCCTGGCCCCGGCCCGCAAGATGAGCCCGGACAAGGCGGCGGCGCTGTTCAACGCGCACCAGCACGAGCTCATCGAGGCCGCCCGTGCGCACGCCGAGCGCGTGCAGTGGGAGGCGTTCACGGCCGGCCTCGAGCGCGTCGAGGACCCGGGCACGAAGCAGGTGCTGACGTGGCTGCGGGACCTGTTCGGCCTGACGCTCGTCGAGCGCGACCTGGCCTGGTACCTGGTGAACGGGCGCCTGTCGGCCGGGCGGGCGCGGACCGTGACGTCGTACATCGAGCGGCTGCTCGCGCGGCTGCGCCCGCACGCGCAGGACCTCGTCGACGCGTTCGGCTACGGGCAGGAGCACCTGCGCGCGCCGATCTCGTCCGGCGTCGAGCACGAGCGGCAGGAGGAGGCGCGGGCGTACTACCGGGCGCAGCGGGCCTCGGGCGACGCGCCGATCCCGGAGAAGCACCTCAAGGGCTGA
- a CDS encoding pyrimidine dimer DNA glycosylase/endonuclease V, which produces MRLWSLHPSLLDRQALTACWREGLLAQAVLLDRTKGYTKHPQLDRFRVHPEPVVAIAAYLHGIRDEATRRGYRYDASRVHLPDDERTRGVTPIHVTSGQLDLEWRHLLHKTVERSPDQYRELLRVGRPFPHPLLVVVPGGVEPWERAS; this is translated from the coding sequence GTGAGGCTCTGGTCGCTGCACCCGTCCCTGCTCGACCGGCAGGCGCTGACCGCCTGCTGGCGCGAGGGCCTGCTCGCGCAGGCCGTGCTGCTCGACCGCACGAAGGGCTACACGAAGCACCCCCAGCTCGACCGCTTCCGCGTGCACCCGGAGCCCGTCGTCGCGATCGCCGCGTACCTGCACGGGATCCGCGACGAGGCCACCCGCCGCGGCTACCGCTACGACGCGAGCCGCGTGCACCTGCCCGACGACGAGCGCACCCGCGGCGTCACCCCGATCCACGTCACCTCCGGCCAGCTCGACCTGGAGTGGCGGCACCTGCTGCACAAGACCGTCGAGCGCTCGCCGGACCAGTACCGGGAGCTCCTGCGGGTCGGCCGGCCGTTCCCGCACCCGCTGCTCGTCGTGGTGCCGGGTGGGGTGGAGCCGTGGGAGCGGGCGTCGTGA